TCCATCAACACATACCATCTTTGTTTCACCTTTTGTGGTTGGTTTGTCATCTTTGAGTACAATGTGGGTCAGAATAAAATATGAGTTTTTTATTTCTTTTATCGATGTTTCCACATTTATAATATCCCCATATTTTAGTTTTTCAAGCAGGTCTATGAATGCTGTCTTAACAATCACATAAGTACCTGATTTTTCCCAG
This sequence is a window from Pseudomonadota bacterium. Protein-coding genes within it:
- a CDS encoding thioesterase family protein → MYLTRVYYQDTDAGGVVYFANYLKLFEKSWFEYLMSIGIALPDWEKSGTYVIVKTAFIDLLEKLKYGDIINVETSIKEIKNSYFILTHIVLKDDKPTTKGETKMVCVDGTGKPKRIPEGFKEKLLRNLSKQ